Proteins encoded in a region of the Mucilaginibacter sabulilitoris genome:
- a CDS encoding ATP-binding protein produces the protein MQGQSITNSFEVLKRVIHTRLQSHFNNVDAVFPAVKIEDDGSPLNGFIISHQLPLEEYIILLTALVPHIMATFFESIIQEFLPQGGDFPEFGGVKGSNHRGLLPTGETVQFIMAGNDIEKRLSVQYLLTNGILAKKKVLYLETVKEGEPLMSGRIVLDPELVTRLTTGIEITPKFSPDFPAKNITTAMTWDDLVLNNYTQNQLSEIMIWVQHNDTLMQDEVLKRKIKPGYRALFHGPSGTGKTLTATLLGKHLNKDVYRIDLSQVVSKYIGETEKNLEKVFVKAENKNWILFFDEADALFGKRTNVQNSHDRYANQEVSYLLQRIEDYPGLLILASNLKSNMDDAFLRRFHTIIHFSVPNAAERLHLWEKAFPASYKPEPAINLSHLADKYELNGAAILNIIHYASLQTASRSDKYIRNDDLVEAIRKEYRKEERTMT, from the coding sequence ATGCAAGGTCAATCTATAACTAACTCTTTTGAAGTGCTTAAGCGGGTAATTCATACCCGGCTGCAATCACATTTCAATAATGTTGATGCTGTGTTTCCAGCTGTTAAGATAGAGGATGATGGTTCGCCGTTAAATGGTTTTATCATTAGCCATCAGTTGCCCCTCGAAGAGTATATTATACTTTTAACTGCGTTAGTGCCTCACATAATGGCCACCTTTTTTGAAAGTATAATTCAGGAGTTTTTGCCTCAGGGAGGAGATTTTCCGGAATTTGGCGGTGTAAAAGGCAGTAACCACCGTGGATTATTGCCAACAGGCGAAACCGTTCAGTTTATTATGGCCGGTAATGATATTGAAAAAAGGCTTTCGGTTCAATACCTACTAACTAATGGCATACTGGCCAAAAAGAAGGTGTTGTACCTGGAAACCGTAAAAGAAGGCGAACCACTAATGAGCGGCCGTATTGTTCTTGACCCTGAATTGGTAACCCGGCTTACTACGGGCATAGAAATAACTCCTAAATTTAGTCCGGATTTTCCCGCAAAGAATATCACTACAGCCATGACCTGGGATGATCTTGTGCTAAACAATTACACTCAGAACCAGCTCAGCGAGATTATGATCTGGGTGCAGCATAATGATACGCTGATGCAGGATGAAGTGCTGAAGCGAAAGATAAAACCGGGTTATCGCGCCCTTTTTCATGGCCCGTCGGGTACAGGTAAAACCTTAACAGCTACGTTGCTGGGCAAGCATTTAAACAAAGATGTGTATCGTATAGATCTGTCGCAGGTGGTAAGTAAGTATATCGGTGAAACAGAAAAAAACCTCGAAAAGGTATTTGTTAAAGCCGAAAACAAGAACTGGATATTATTTTTTGATGAAGCTGACGCCCTGTTTGGTAAACGTACAAACGTGCAAAACTCTCATGACAGGTATGCCAACCAGGAAGTAAGCTATTTATTGCAGCGTATCGAAGATTATCCCGGTTTGCTCATCCTCGCGTCAAACTTAAAAAGCAATATGGACGACGCTTTCCTGAGGCGTTTTCATACCATCATTCATTTCTCGGTACCCAATGCTGCTGAACGTTTGCACCTATGGGAAAAGGCATTCCCGGCATCGTACAAGCCTGAGCCGGCTATTAATTTATCTCACCTGGCCGATAAATATGAATTGAACGGAGCGGCAATATTAAACATTATTCATTATGCTTCGCTGCAAACCGCTTCAAGAAGTGATAAATACATACGTAACGACGATTTAGTAGAAGCGATAAGAAAAGAATACCGCAAGGAAGAACGTACGATGACCTAA
- a CDS encoding eCIS core domain-containing protein codes for MLTAKQLQPENNTIKAQNNQPFFSRHMVQAKLEVNEPGDRFEREADAMADKVMRMSIPSMDGSAFFSSAETGLQRKCQHCEEEEKLQRKESSDTAAQGSSELDSYVGSLGSSGQAIPESSRQFFEPRFGHDFSNVRIHTDSVAAKSAQSINALAYTSGNNIVFNSGQFSPESDSGKRLMAHELTHVVQQGSGVATKRIQRAGNPSDIPPMACDPANSSPSPSVLSSSFATSATELTPAQRADIANFAVSWTASGGTDALRVDGYASTPGTDQLNWQLSCSRAISVANELRNNGVPDSMITIFAHGETSEFGSQLNNQVANISMSNPAPPPAPTPPPPPAPPVPATAAVFSEDPSEQFAGYDASVAPNWQVVPVGERRIARVTVTPAGSTPTFVSDTPGVATVTATATGISINGVSAGVANITAMAGTTVLATLQVSVKSQLARSVAFHYVCDSATAAAGGPHCSDHTPTADVMRALLNNVWQLQSNVMFTGGASNDVVAPGDLGTQVDDNGTGGGEMATVTALGSGVNYNVFRVGDLTSTVCGGDHRCNGGITNGSNTLIADTPCADGLGLPHEAGHFLGLGHGSGFIMNPCLTPRLNRRVSKAMTDIVNP; via the coding sequence ATGTTAACAGCTAAGCAATTACAACCCGAAAATAATACCATCAAAGCGCAAAATAACCAACCTTTTTTTTCGCGGCACATGGTACAGGCTAAATTGGAGGTAAATGAACCCGGCGACAGGTTTGAGCGTGAAGCTGATGCTATGGCCGACAAAGTTATGCGGATGAGCATTCCCTCCATGGATGGATCCGCATTTTTCAGCTCTGCAGAAACCGGGCTACAGCGTAAATGTCAGCACTGTGAAGAGGAAGAGAAACTTCAACGTAAAGAAAGTTCAGATACCGCGGCGCAGGGAAGCAGCGAGTTGGATAGTTATGTAGGTTCATTGGGGTCGTCGGGGCAGGCGATACCTGAAAGCAGCCGTCAGTTTTTTGAGCCCCGTTTTGGACATGATTTTTCAAACGTGCGTATTCATACCGATTCTGTAGCTGCCAAATCTGCACAGTCAATTAATGCACTGGCCTATACATCTGGCAACAATATTGTTTTTAACAGTGGCCAGTTTTCACCGGAGAGTGATAGTGGCAAGAGATTAATGGCCCATGAACTTACTCATGTAGTGCAGCAGGGGAGTGGTGTAGCTACAAAAAGGATTCAACGGGCCGGGAATCCCAGCGACATACCTCCAATGGCATGTGATCCGGCCAATTCAAGCCCATCACCAAGTGTTTTAAGTTCGTCATTTGCCACATCTGCAACAGAGTTAACACCTGCTCAAAGAGCGGATATAGCCAATTTTGCTGTAAGCTGGACTGCCAGCGGAGGCACAGATGCTTTACGAGTTGATGGTTATGCAAGCACACCGGGCACCGATCAGTTAAACTGGCAGCTATCGTGCTCAAGGGCTATCTCTGTAGCTAATGAGCTGCGTAATAATGGGGTACCTGATAGCATGATCACTATATTTGCACATGGCGAAACCAGCGAGTTTGGTTCGCAATTAAACAATCAGGTAGCCAATATTAGCATGTCTAATCCGGCACCGCCTCCAGCGCCAACGCCACCACCGCCTCCGGCTCCACCTGTTCCTGCAACGGCGGCAGTATTTTCAGAAGATCCTTCCGAACAATTTGCCGGTTATGATGCTTCTGTTGCTCCAAACTGGCAGGTTGTGCCTGTAGGTGAACGGCGAATAGCAAGGGTAACAGTAACGCCTGCCGGTTCTACTCCAACTTTTGTGAGTGATACGCCTGGTGTTGCAACGGTAACTGCTACTGCCACAGGTATATCAATTAATGGAGTTAGCGCCGGAGTAGCTAATATTACCGCAATGGCCGGAACCACAGTACTGGCTACTTTGCAAGTATCTGTTAAAAGTCAGCTCGCCCGTAGTGTTGCATTCCATTATGTTTGTGATTCAGCGACAGCCGCAGCTGGTGGCCCCCACTGTTCTGACCATACTCCAACAGCCGATGTAATGAGGGCTTTACTCAACAATGTTTGGCAACTGCAATCAAATGTAATGTTTACCGGTGGTGCAAGTAATGACGTAGTAGCACCTGGTGATCTGGGTACCCAGGTGGATGATAATGGCACAGGGGGAGGCGAAATGGCCACTGTTACTGCTTTAGGTTCGGGCGTTAATTACAATGTATTCCGGGTTGGTGATTTAACATCTACAGTTTGCGGAGGAGATCATCGTTGCAATGGAGGAATAACCAATGGAAGTAATACCCTAATTGCAGACACTCCCTGTGCAGATGGCCTGGGACTACCGCATGAAGCGGGCCACTTCTTAGGGCTTGGACATGGTAGTGGTTTTATTATGAATCCATGTTTAACTCCACGGCTCAACAGGCGTGTAAGTAAAGCGATGACAGATATTGTAAATCCTTAA
- a CDS encoding eCIS core domain-containing protein: protein MKNPSITYRSPEKNTLNRVNDTFFQPKLSINKPNDVYEQEVDHMADKVMRMPDPIQTERAFFSPALNGIQRKCQHCEEEEKLQRKENSDAEIPGSNEFDNYVGSLGSSGQALPENSRQFFEPRFGQDFSNVRIHTDSVAAKSAQSINALAYTTGNNIVFNNGQYSPESESGKKLMAHELTHVIQQSATNLSNVQRITCPEGATAPATVAPGVRNDIDARAQNIIDRAADTAVPIATRATRAVSDIVCAYYPQDSGKVRNITYVSAEAGLHTQSVGSGATTQGDIDVGDYFVNNISQTSIARRVLQTGHELDHIGQYRTGLAGGQHKDEREFLAFYHNAVADEFAGTRRMADSMRKTIIDQALGYYYCLDQTLQQTHLTKQQELLTKRQTVNGTRGNAPTSPPTACARQH from the coding sequence ATGAAAAATCCAAGCATTACTTATCGCTCTCCCGAAAAAAACACTTTAAATAGGGTAAATGATACTTTTTTTCAACCGAAGCTTAGTATAAACAAACCCAATGATGTTTACGAACAGGAAGTCGATCATATGGCAGACAAAGTGATGCGTATGCCTGATCCTATCCAAACTGAGCGCGCTTTTTTTTCGCCTGCATTAAATGGCATTCAACGTAAATGCCAGCATTGTGAAGAAGAGGAAAAGCTGCAACGTAAAGAAAATTCAGATGCTGAAATACCTGGAAGCAATGAATTTGATAACTACGTAGGGTCTTTAGGTTCATCAGGACAAGCTTTGCCAGAAAATAGCCGACAGTTTTTTGAGCCACGCTTTGGTCAGGATTTTTCCAATGTACGTATCCATACCGATTCTGTAGCTGCAAAATCAGCACAATCAATTAACGCGCTGGCTTATACTACAGGTAACAACATTGTTTTTAACAATGGTCAGTATTCGCCTGAGAGCGAAAGCGGAAAAAAATTAATGGCCCATGAGCTAACGCATGTAATACAGCAATCTGCAACAAATTTATCTAATGTTCAAAGAATAACCTGTCCCGAAGGTGCGACAGCGCCTGCTACGGTTGCACCAGGGGTAAGAAATGATATTGATGCAAGAGCTCAAAACATAATAGACAGGGCCGCCGATACCGCTGTCCCTATAGCAACCAGAGCTACCCGTGCAGTAAGTGACATCGTTTGTGCTTATTACCCGCAGGATTCAGGCAAGGTAAGAAATATAACATATGTTAGTGCTGAGGCGGGTCTTCATACTCAATCAGTAGGTTCAGGGGCCACAACTCAGGGTGATATTGATGTAGGTGATTATTTTGTAAATAATATCAGTCAAACATCAATTGCGAGGAGAGTGCTCCAAACAGGACATGAGCTTGATCATATAGGTCAATATAGAACCGGGCTTGCAGGCGGGCAACATAAGGATGAAAGGGAGTTCCTTGCTTTTTACCACAATGCCGTAGCAGATGAGTTTGCGGGAACCAGGCGCATGGCTGATAGTATGCGTAAAACTATTATTGATCAGGCATTAGGGTATTATTACTGTCTTGATCAAACACTACAACAAACACACCTAACAAAGCAACAGGAACTATTAACAAAGCGACAAACTGTTAATGGTACAAGAGGTAATGCGCCAACCAGCCCTCCGACGGCCTGTGCAAGGCAGCATTAA
- a CDS encoding SH3 domain-containing protein: MALAQFHIYTQQDFRKYLMNTDFSREIKVVQNHHTLEPNYRSISPSRGEMFWLESMRNFHIHDNGWSDIGQNITTFPSGNIGLCRPINITPAGIFGANKGAICIENLGNFDAGHDQMTQEHKDCIVFLNAVLCMKFNLKPVKEQVVYHHWYDRKGKRFPESKVNNDQVGDEQKTCPGTAFFGTNTITSAEDNFFPLIDSKIQQLSNNITPDTVSMKVNASVLNVRSGPGTSFRIARTLTRDTQVTVYTTSADWSKISNTAEEWVFSAYLS, from the coding sequence ATGGCCTTAGCGCAATTTCACATTTACACGCAGCAGGATTTTCGAAAATACCTGATGAACACGGATTTCTCGAGGGAAATCAAAGTTGTACAAAACCATCATACATTGGAGCCTAATTACAGATCAATAAGTCCAAGCCGTGGTGAAATGTTTTGGCTTGAATCGATGCGTAATTTTCATATCCATGATAATGGATGGAGCGACATAGGTCAAAATATCACCACGTTTCCGTCTGGCAACATTGGTTTATGCAGACCTATAAATATTACTCCGGCCGGTATCTTTGGCGCAAACAAGGGCGCTATTTGTATTGAGAATTTAGGAAACTTTGATGCAGGGCATGACCAGATGACTCAGGAGCATAAAGACTGTATTGTTTTTTTAAACGCGGTGCTTTGTATGAAATTTAATCTTAAACCTGTAAAAGAACAAGTAGTTTATCATCATTGGTATGACCGAAAAGGTAAAAGATTCCCTGAAAGTAAAGTAAACAATGACCAGGTTGGTGACGAGCAGAAAACCTGTCCGGGTACTGCGTTTTTTGGAACCAATACCATTACGTCGGCAGAGGATAATTTTTTTCCTTTAATTGATAGTAAAATCCAGCAATTAAGTAATAATATAACTCCTGATACGGTATCGATGAAAGTAAATGCGAGTGTATTAAATGTCCGATCGGGGCCTGGTACATCATTCCGTATTGCACGCACCCTTACGCGTGATACGCAGGTAACAGTATATACAACCAGCGCCGACTGGAGTAAAATAAGCAATACTGCAGAGGAGTGGGTATTTAGCGCCTATCTTTCATAA
- a CDS encoding eCIS core domain-containing protein: MQKNPPTLTTNKSQQASNVFFGKKKHLSFFEPTLQPKLTVNQPNDIYEQEADNMADHVVGMNDPALKDNAFFKPSLTTVQRKCQHCEEEEKLHRKESSGTEVQGSNELDNYVGSLSSSGQALPQSSRSFFEPRFRNDFSNVRVHTDSAAAKSAQSINALAYTTGNNIVFNSGQYSPESNGGKRLIAHELTHVIQQQNSAKAISRVPTKAGAKDGRYNFSANCGWIDWSHADASLALALIKKVQQASDDLHNAGTNATDSTGDFSSPAMTSKVPHTAIVLSSAAVNVRLLKALSPAEINSVALSIFKTLSIAFEAQQLWTDFIGESSYAQEDLPSDLISFYMAVKGYTKDDVMKFCAGVGPDESAAEYDRNHDFKKNKTFSPVGASGSWPTELSTINDSQASALYEVRTISATQGSDSFTFCPMYRIEGKIGETDLFIIGVGGVTFTAADNVRVVPTYHAKPTTSGSYGSTNLIEVEPYSQPDFFAFKQNKLSWPMMVPENILVCLSSKGNKV; this comes from the coding sequence GTGCAAAAAAATCCTCCCACATTAACTACAAATAAGAGCCAGCAAGCAAGCAATGTTTTCTTTGGAAAAAAAAAGCATTTGTCTTTCTTTGAACCTACTCTTCAGCCAAAACTAACTGTAAATCAACCTAATGATATTTACGAGCAGGAGGCTGATAATATGGCCGACCACGTCGTGGGCATGAATGATCCTGCGCTGAAAGATAATGCTTTTTTTAAGCCATCATTAACAACTGTTCAGCGTAAATGCCAGCATTGTGAGGAAGAAGAAAAACTGCATCGTAAAGAAAGTTCTGGTACCGAAGTACAGGGAAGTAATGAACTGGATAACTATGTAGGATCATTAAGCTCGTCAGGACAGGCCTTGCCCCAAAGCAGCCGAAGTTTTTTTGAGCCGCGTTTTAGAAATGATTTTTCAAATGTACGTGTGCATACTGATTCGGCAGCGGCAAAATCGGCACAATCAATTAATGCGCTCGCTTATACAACCGGTAACAATATTGTTTTTAATAGCGGTCAGTACTCGCCCGAAAGTAATGGTGGTAAAAGGTTAATAGCACATGAACTTACCCATGTGATACAGCAACAAAATAGCGCCAAAGCTATTTCCAGGGTCCCTACAAAAGCGGGTGCAAAAGATGGCCGATATAACTTTTCCGCCAATTGCGGGTGGATTGACTGGTCACATGCAGATGCGTCTCTTGCTCTGGCCCTTATCAAAAAAGTACAACAAGCTTCAGATGATTTACATAACGCTGGAACTAATGCTACAGATTCAACCGGCGATTTTTCAAGCCCGGCTATGACATCAAAAGTTCCTCATACTGCCATTGTTCTATCCAGCGCGGCAGTTAATGTAAGATTACTTAAAGCGTTATCACCTGCAGAAATAAACAGCGTGGCATTAAGCATTTTTAAAACCCTGTCAATAGCATTTGAGGCACAGCAATTATGGACTGATTTTATCGGAGAGTCATCTTACGCGCAGGAGGATCTTCCATCCGATCTTATCTCGTTTTATATGGCTGTAAAAGGATATACTAAAGATGATGTTATGAAATTTTGCGCCGGCGTTGGTCCTGATGAATCTGCAGCAGAATATGACAGAAATCACGACTTTAAAAAGAACAAAACTTTTAGCCCGGTTGGAGCATCAGGTAGCTGGCCCACCGAGCTTTCAACAATTAATGATTCACAGGCATCAGCATTGTATGAAGTCAGAACAATAAGCGCAACACAGGGATCGGATAGTTTTACCTTTTGCCCCATGTATCGTATTGAAGGGAAGATTGGTGAAACTGATCTCTTTATAATAGGAGTAGGGGGCGTTACTTTTACCGCTGCAGACAATGTAAGAGTAGTACCTACTTATCATGCAAAGCCAACTACCAGTGGCTCATATGGTTCAACAAATTTAATAGAAGTTGAGCCTTATAGTCAGCCTGATTTTTTTGCTTTTAAACAGAATAAATTAAGTTGGCCAATGATGGTACCTGAGAATATCTTGGTTTGCTTAAGCAGTAAGGGCAATAAAGTATGA
- a CDS encoding contractile injection system tape measure protein, protein MARHIIHKQQIILNIPKREEAHAFQNRVDVLLQQELASSMEDVFDEMFPANEIIRIDSLQLNLGNVSAQNFEQEFKDHFIQELRKNLSVKKDKLGDENSTEVLSTSQSAFNAFIYFLENGYLPWYSATKEMSAWEGDILSSFSGNKNQYFFNWLRDNYKHTPVVLQRLIWQFTDSFLENMMLTIAPVTNEPWRLIYIDISTILNNCTRGHINDRNMVWKCLFHALMNDPVLWNNTSFSGAEDSELIFRTLLLLTEHFDIPAADITAFENISKLLATNIVQNAFQELQLFQVAQQELKNDPEKNKGNRQADNNENIPDEKPDKDAERNNEGRLRPRNKKYTGISKEESLFVKNSGAVILHYFLKPFFAGLGLLADGKFKDENTHQRAVLLFHYLATGSTNAAEFDLTLEKILCGFPLEETLPAAIILKKKEKTESKKLLEAVIDHWTPLKNTSIEGLRNSFFERDGKLTKRENGWLLTIEQKTVDVLLGKLPWGFSTIRLPWMQQILNVDWY, encoded by the coding sequence ATGGCAAGGCATATTATTCATAAGCAGCAGATCATTTTGAATATTCCCAAAAGGGAAGAGGCGCATGCTTTTCAAAATCGCGTAGACGTTTTGCTGCAACAGGAATTGGCAAGCAGTATGGAGGATGTTTTTGATGAAATGTTCCCGGCCAATGAAATTATTCGTATTGATTCGTTACAGCTTAATTTGGGTAATGTAAGCGCACAGAACTTTGAGCAGGAGTTTAAAGATCATTTTATCCAGGAGCTTCGGAAAAATCTCTCAGTAAAAAAAGATAAACTGGGCGATGAAAACAGCACGGAGGTATTGAGTACTTCGCAGTCGGCTTTTAACGCTTTTATTTATTTTTTAGAGAATGGCTATCTGCCCTGGTACAGTGCAACAAAAGAAATGAGCGCCTGGGAGGGTGATATATTAAGCAGTTTTTCGGGGAATAAAAATCAATATTTTTTCAACTGGCTCCGCGATAATTACAAACATACCCCTGTTGTGCTGCAAAGGCTCATTTGGCAATTTACAGACAGCTTTTTGGAAAACATGATGCTTACCATTGCTCCGGTAACCAATGAGCCATGGCGGCTTATTTACATCGATATTTCCACAATACTAAACAACTGTACAAGAGGCCATATTAACGATAGGAATATGGTATGGAAGTGCCTTTTTCACGCGCTAATGAACGATCCTGTTTTATGGAATAATACATCTTTTTCCGGTGCCGAAGATAGTGAACTAATATTCCGTACACTCTTGCTATTAACCGAACATTTCGACATTCCAGCTGCGGATATCACTGCCTTTGAAAATATAAGCAAGCTCCTCGCAACAAACATTGTACAAAATGCATTTCAGGAACTTCAATTATTTCAGGTAGCGCAGCAAGAGTTAAAAAATGATCCTGAAAAAAATAAAGGAAACCGACAAGCTGATAACAATGAAAATATACCGGATGAAAAACCTGATAAGGATGCCGAAAGAAACAACGAAGGCAGACTGCGCCCTCGGAATAAAAAATATACAGGCATTTCTAAAGAGGAATCTTTGTTTGTAAAAAACAGCGGAGCGGTAATACTTCATTATTTTCTCAAGCCATTTTTTGCAGGTTTAGGGCTATTGGCTGACGGTAAATTCAAAGATGAAAATACCCACCAAAGGGCTGTATTATTGTTCCATTATTTAGCAACCGGAAGTACAAATGCTGCCGAGTTTGACCTTACCCTTGAAAAAATATTATGCGGTTTTCCGCTTGAGGAAACCCTGCCTGCCGCTATCATTTTAAAAAAGAAAGAAAAGACCGAATCAAAGAAGTTACTGGAAGCTGTAATAGATCATTGGACGCCTTTAAAAAACACCTCCATTGAAGGTTTGCGAAATTCTTTTTTTGAACGCGATGGAAAACTGACCAAAAGGGAAAATGGCTGGCTGTTAACAATTGAGCAAAAAACGGTTGATGTGTTATTAGGAAAACTGCCCTGGGGGTTTTCGACCATTCGCCTTCCATGGATGCAGCAAATATTAAATGTGGATTGGTATTAA